Proteins from one Candidatus Neptunochlamydia vexilliferae genomic window:
- a CDS encoding tRNA lysidine(34) synthetase, whose translation MTQLRKKIESACRKALFDFQLLEGAEGIAVALSGGKDSITLLLMLKAILGRGFPDLPLHAIHVTGEFSCGASVQESFLRGICDKLEVPLIIRESTQKRETLACYRCSRERRRLIFDAAKEVGAPVVAFGHHEDDSIQTLLLNLLHKGEFAANLPKVPMYDYGVTIIRPLIYVSEKALYEFAKQEGYARITCQCPVGQNSKRMEVKKLLEEIKVSFPNVETNLAQAALKYGSKKAISR comes from the coding sequence ATGACTCAGCTTCGAAAAAAAATTGAAAGTGCTTGCCGGAAAGCCCTTTTTGACTTCCAGCTCCTCGAGGGTGCTGAAGGGATTGCGGTGGCTCTTAGTGGGGGGAAAGATAGCATCACATTGCTTCTGATGCTGAAGGCCATTTTGGGACGGGGTTTTCCTGATCTTCCCTTGCATGCGATCCATGTAACAGGAGAATTTTCTTGCGGCGCTTCGGTCCAAGAAAGTTTTTTACGGGGGATATGTGATAAGCTGGAGGTCCCTCTAATCATTCGTGAGTCGACCCAAAAACGGGAGACGCTTGCGTGTTACCGGTGTTCGCGAGAGCGGCGCCGCCTGATTTTCGATGCGGCAAAAGAGGTGGGGGCGCCGGTGGTTGCTTTTGGGCACCATGAAGATGATAGCATTCAAACCCTCCTCTTAAATCTTCTGCATAAGGGAGAGTTTGCAGCGAATTTGCCAAAGGTTCCGATGTATGATTATGGGGTGACGATTATTCGCCCTTTGATTTATGTTTCAGAAAAGGCACTCTATGAGTTTGCAAAGCAGGAAGGGTATGCCCGCATCACCTGCCAGTGCCCCGTGGGACAAAACTCTAAACGGATGGAAGTGAAAAAGCTCCTTGAAGAAATCAAGGTAAGCTTCCCCAATGTAGAAACAAACTTGGCACAAGCAGCCTTAAAGTATGGATCAAAAAAAGCGATAAGCCGGTGA
- a CDS encoding DUF378 domain-containing protein, translating to MKRLDGLAVLFLVLGGIVWGFVGLYRLNLVECVFDREWLVRIIYVLFGVAFIYHTITWSKDSKKKKTKR from the coding sequence TTGAAAAGACTAGATGGTTTAGCTGTCCTTTTCTTGGTTCTAGGTGGAATTGTTTGGGGATTCGTGGGACTGTATCGATTGAATTTGGTCGAGTGTGTCTTTGATCGCGAGTGGCTCGTCCGCATCATTTACGTGTTGTTTGGCGTCGCCTTTATCTACCATACGATCACTTGGTCCAAGGATAGCAAAAAGAAGAAAACAAAGCGTTAA
- a CDS encoding SET domain-containing protein-lysine N-methyltransferase → MAHKKRVDPMFKKYFDIETPIVYLENIKVQKKVEDRFNRSWKRFYKKAEPLISDFRQERFDAFFRQLERDGCDERYNRRIAIRFINPVVGYGVFAKEDIPPYSTLVQYTGLLMLDDDIDPDHDSTFSFSDYKTYSIDAAKHGNWARFMNHCAEGEAKNNAIPWEYYTEKGPRIVFTSGAHGIKKGKQILYSYGDEYWTEKKCVKF, encoded by the coding sequence ATGGCACATAAAAAGAGAGTTGATCCTATGTTTAAAAAGTACTTTGATATTGAAACCCCTATTGTTTACTTGGAAAATATTAAAGTGCAAAAAAAAGTAGAGGATCGCTTCAATCGGTCATGGAAACGGTTTTACAAAAAGGCTGAACCCCTTATCTCCGACTTTCGGCAGGAACGGTTCGATGCCTTTTTCAGACAGCTCGAAAGAGATGGCTGTGATGAACGGTATAATAGACGGATCGCGATCCGTTTTATTAACCCAGTTGTGGGCTATGGCGTTTTTGCTAAGGAGGATATCCCTCCTTACTCTACTTTAGTGCAGTATACAGGTCTTCTCATGCTCGATGATGATATCGATCCTGATCACGATAGCACCTTTTCTTTCTCAGACTATAAGACTTACTCCATTGATGCGGCCAAACATGGGAATTGGGCCCGCTTCATGAACCACTGCGCTGAAGGGGAAGCAAAAAATAATGCGATCCCTTGGGAGTATTATACAGAAAAGGGGCCACGCATTGTTTTTACCTCAGGAGCTCATGGAATTAAGAAGGGGAAACAGATCCTTTATTCTTATGGGGATGAGTACTGGACAGAAAAAAAATGTGTGAAATTTTAG
- a CDS encoding SEC-C metal-binding domain-containing protein encodes MKQEVGRNDPCPCGSGKKFKKCCALKSPLQRRTFTAATPKSVENSVQRIAGMLSKEPPAEPPKKLDDKVKKQNGS; translated from the coding sequence ATGAAACAAGAAGTTGGCAGAAATGATCCGTGCCCCTGCGGATCGGGAAAAAAATTTAAAAAATGTTGCGCTCTGAAGTCGCCGTTGCAGCGGCGTACTTTTACTGCCGCCACCCCAAAATCGGTCGAAAATAGTGTGCAGCGGATCGCTGGGATGCTCTCTAAAGAGCCCCCTGCCGAACCCCCTAAAAAACTCGACGATAAGGTAAAAAAACAAAACGGCTCTTGA
- a CDS encoding DUF378 domain-containing protein has translation MKKLDTLVCIFLCLGGLNWGLIGLFNFNLIETFIRPEWLYRVIYILVGISAVYQAVGWKQIKKRWK, from the coding sequence ATGAAGAAACTAGATACACTTGTTTGTATTTTCCTTTGTCTTGGTGGTCTTAATTGGGGGCTGATCGGATTATTTAATTTTAATCTTATCGAAACTTTTATTAGACCTGAGTGGCTATATCGTGTGATTTATATCTTAGTCGGTATATCTGCAGTTTACCAAGCAGTAGGTTGGAAACAAATTAAAAAACGTTGGAAATAA